A window from Trichomycterus rosablanca isolate fTriRos1 chromosome 21, fTriRos1.hap1, whole genome shotgun sequence encodes these proteins:
- the kctd10 gene encoding BTB/POZ domain-containing adapter for CUL3-mediated RhoA degradation protein 3, translating to MEEMSGESAVSSAMPAATTRTTSFKGSSPSSKYVKLNVGGALYYTTMQTLTKQDTMLKAMFSGRMEVLTDSEGWILIDRCGKHFGTVLNYLRDGVVPLPESRRETEELLAEAKYYLVQGLVDECQAALQNKDAYEPFCKVPLVTSAKEEQKLISTSNKPTVKLLYNRSNNKYSYTSNSDDNMLKNIELFDKLSLRFNGRVLFIKDVIGDEICCWSFYGQGRKIAEVCCTSIVYATEKKQTKVEFPEARIYEETLNILLYECQDGRGPDNALLEATGGAAGRSHHLDEDEERDRVERVRRIHIKRPDDRTHHHQ from the exons ATG gaagAGATGTCAGGAGAGAGCGCGGTGAGCTCGGCCATGCCGGCTGCTACGACCCGGACCACGTCGTTCAAGGGTTCCAGCCCGAGCTCCAAGTACGTGAAGCTGAACGTGGGCGGTGCGCTCTACTACACCACCATGCAGACCCTCACCAAGCAGGACACCATGCTCAAAGCCATGTTCAGCGGACGCATGGAGGTTCTCACCGACAGCGAAG GTTGGATCCTGATCGACCGCTGTGGGAAGCATTTCGGCACCGTGCTGAACTACCTGCGTGACGGCGTGGTGCCTCTGCCCGAGAGCAGGAGAGAGACGGAGGAGCTGCTGGCTGAAGCCAAGTACTACCTGGTGCAGGGGCTGGTGGACGAGTGCCAGGCCGCCCTGCAG AATAAAGACGCCTATGAGCCCTTCTGTAAAGTTCCTCTAGTGACGTCAGCCAAGGAGGAGCAGAAACTCATCTCCACGTCCAATAAG cCCACCGTCAAACTGCTGTACAACAGGAGCAACAATAAATATTCCTACACCAG TAACTCGGACGACAACATGCTGAAGAACATCGAGCTCTTCGATAAGCTCTCTCTGCGCTTTAACGGCCGCGTGCTCTTCATCAAGGACGTGATCGGGGACGAGATCTGCTGCTGGTCCTTCTACGGTCAGGGCAGGAAGATTGCCGAGGTGTGCTGCACCTCCATCGTCTACGCTACCGAGAAGAAGCAGACCAAG GTGGAGTTTCCCGAGGCGAGGATCTACGAGGAGACTCTGAACATCCTGCTGTACGAGTGTCAGGACGGGCGTGGACCCGACAACGCGCTGCTGGAGGCGACAGGGGGCGCTGCCGGACGCTCGCACCACTTGGACGAGGACGAAGAGCGCGACCGCGTCGAACGTGTGCGCAGGATCCACATCAAGCGACCCGACGACCGCACCCATCACCACCAGTGA
- the myo1ha gene encoding unconventional myosin-Ih: protein TISNLQKGKGKQRQLDLERALTARDKVGVQDLVLLDAHSSEAAVLDNLKDRFSEDLIYTYIGTLLISVNPYKELDIYSKKHMDLYMVVNFYELPPHIYALADNAYQTMLSEGNNHFILISGESGAGKTEATKKILQYYAVSCPSSSLLDSVRDRMLMSNPILEAFGNAKTLKNDNSSRFGKYMDIQFDIQGDAVGGHIISYLLEKSRVVHQNHGERNFHIFYQLLEGGRQDLLTQLGLERDTKRYKYLVQAECASVSSINDTNDWKSVKNALSSMHFDLADVEHLFNIIGSILHLGNVQFDGDTKGFAVLHSNADLRWVSKLVGVHVQTLTDVLTYRKIEAKTDEVLCPFTVDHSIYARDALAKAIYGRTFTWLVNRINESLENQDSTRKTVIGLLDIYGFEVFFVNSFEQFCINYCNEKLQQLFIQLTLKAEQEEYEAEGIEWEPVQFFNNKIICDLVEAKHSGIISVLDDECLMPGDATDLTFLEKMEEKMGHHPHFVTYNLAEKRTRKTLERGDFRLLHYAGEVTYCVVGFIDKNNDLLYRHIKEAMRQSKNPIVRQCFISDEVDSRRRPETVATQFKNSLQGLAEILMAKQAWYVRCLKSNDDKQPGKFDDVLVRHQVKYLGLMEHLRVRRAGFAYRRRYEDFLKRYKPLCPDTWPHWRGVPAKGVERLVQHLGYQPDEYKMGRTKIFIRYARTLFATEDAYEICKHELVAKIQAKYKGYRTREDFKKQKEAATKIETCWRGVQARKERERRAWAVKVIKKFIKGYMTRGEAKTTDNSEYLAFVRQSYLNRLKNNLPQTVLDKTTWLKPSHVMTEASEMLRRLHTRWLVRKYVRGITPQRKAQLQMKVVTSTIFKGKKESYPKSVSVPFIDTRISEQDINVRVMQMINQERIKYSVPVVKYDRNGFKPRPRQLILTQVALYVVEEAKIKQRVQYVSLKGVSVSNLGDTFMILHVVCDAPKQKGDLVLQCDHLYEVLTKLSLLTKKQDAINVLQGSIKFEIQGGKENFVDFSTGQEPSVFKDKNGHLMVVTPRIKSR from the exons ACCATCTCCAATTTGCAGAAAGGTAAAGGTAAGCAACGTCAACTGGACCTGGAGCGGGCGCTCACTGCCAGGGACAAGGTGGGCGTCCAGGACTTGGTGCTTCTTGATGCCCACAGCAGCGAGGCCGCGGTTCTGGACAACCTGAAGGATCGTTTCTCAGAGGACCTGATATAC ACTTACATTGGGACCCTTCTGATCTCAGTCAACCCTTACAAAGAGCTGGACATCTACAGCAAGAAGCACATGGACCTGTACATGGTGGTCAACTTTTATGAGCTTCCACCTCACAT ATACGCGCTGGCTGATAACGCCTACCAGACCATGCTGTCCGAGGGCAATAATCACTTCATTCTGATCTCCGGTGAGAGCGGGGCGGGTAAAACCGAGGCCACTAAGAAGATCCTGCAGTACTACGCCGTCAGCTGCCCCAGTAGTTCTCTGCTGGATTCCGTCCGGGACAGGATGCTCATGTCTAATCCCATCCTGGAG GCTTTTGGAAATGCCAAGACTCTGAAGAATGACAACTCCAGCCGCTTCGGGAAGTATATGGACATCCAGTTCGACATTCAG GGGGATGCAGTTGGAGGTCACATCATCAGCTATCTGCTGGAGAAGTCTCGCGTGGTCCATCAGAACCACGGTGAGAGGAACTTCCACATCTTCTACCAGCTGCTGGAGGGAGGACGTCAGGACCTGCTGACTCAGCTCGGCCTGGAGAGAGACACGAAGCGTTATAAGTACCTGGTCCAG GCCGAGTGTGCCAGTGTGAGCTCCATCAATGACACCAACGACTGGAAATCAGTGAAAAACGCCCTCTCATCCATGCACTTTGATCTCGCTGACGTTGAG CACTTGTTCAATATTATTGGAAGCATCCTGCACTTGGGGAACGTCCAGTTTGATGGAGATACCAAAGGTTTTGCTGTTCTTCACTCCAATGCAGACCTGCGCTGGGTATCGAAG CTGGTTGGGGTTCATGTTCAGACTCTGACTGATGTTCTGACCTACAGGAAGATTGAAGCCAAAACAGACGAG GTTTTGTGTCCCTTCACGGTCGATCACTCCATCTACGCCAGGGACGCTCTAGCCAAAGCCATCTATGGCCGCACCTTCACCTGGCTGGTCAATCGCATCAACGAGTCGCTGGAGAATCAG GACTCTACCAGGAAGACAGTAATCGGATTGCTTGACATCTATGGATTTGAGGTTTTCTTTGTAAACAG CTTTGAGCAGTTTTGCATTAATTACTGTAACGAGAAGCTGCAGCAGCTCTTCATCCAGCTCACGCTGAAGGCCGAGCAGGAGGAGTACGAGGCCGAGGGCATCGAG tgggAACCGGTTCAGTTCTTCAACAATAAAATCATCTGTGACCTGGTGGAGGCCAAACACAGCGGAATCATCTCAGTACTG GATGATGAGTGTCTGATGCCAGGTGATGCCACGGATCTCACCTTTCTGGAGAAGATGGAGGAGAAAATGGGCCACCATCCTCACTTCGTCAC GTATAACCTGGCTGAAAAGAGGACTCGTAAGACTCTGGAGAGGGGCGACTTCCGCCTGCTGCATTACGCTGGTGAGGTGACCTACTGCGTAGTGG GTTTTATTGACAAGAACAACGACCTGCTGTACAGACACATTAAAGAG GCAATGCGACAGTCTAAGAACCCAATAGTGCGTCAGTGTTTCATCTCTGATGAGGTGGACAGCAGGCGGAGACCAGAGACG GTGGCGACTCAGTTTAAGAACAGTCTGCAGGGGCTCGCCGAGATCCTCATGGCTAAACAGGCGTGGTACGTTCGCTGCCTTAAATCCAACGATGACAAGCAGCCAG GGAAGTTTGATGACGTCCTGGTGAGGCATCAGGTGAAGTATTTAGGTCTGATGGAGCATCTGAGAGTCAGACGAGCAGGTTTTGCATATCGCAGAAGATACGAAGACTTTCTGAAGAG GTATAAACCGCTGTGCCCGGATACCTGGCCGCACTGGAGAGGAGTTCCTGCTAAAGGAGTGGAGAGACTGGTGCAGCACCTCGGCTACCAGCCTGATGAGTACAAGATGGGCAg GACCAAAATATTTATTCGCTACGCCAGGACACTGTTCGCCACTGAGGACGCCTACGAGATCTGTAAACATGAACTGG TTGCAAAGATTCAAGCTAAATACAAAGGTTATAGAACTAGAGAAGACTTcaaaaaacagaaagaagcTG CTACTAAAATTGAGACGTGCTGGAGAGGAGTTCAAGCTCGCAAAGAACGAGAGAGACGAGCCTGGGCTGTCAAAGTCATCAAAAA ATTTATTAAGGGTTACATGACGCGAGGCGAAGCTAAAACCACAGATAACTCCGAGTACCTGGCGTTCGTCAGGCAGAGCTACCTCAACAGGCTGAAGAACAACCTACCACAAACAGTTCTGGATAAAACCACATGGCTCAAACCTTCACATGTAATGACCGAG GCATCTGAGATGCTGCGGCGGCTGCACACGCGCTGGTTGGTGAGGAAGTATGTGAGAGGAATCACTCCTCAGAGGAAAGCTCAG CTCCAGATGAAGGTGGTAACCAGCACCATATTTAAGGGGAAGAAGGAAAGCTACCCTAAAAGCGTGTCTGTGCCCTTTATTGACACCAGGATCA GTGAGCAGGACATTAATGTTCGTGTCATGCAGATGATAAACCAGGAACGTATCAAG TACAGTGTTCCTGTGGTCAAATATGACAGGAATGGGTTTAAGCCCAGACCAAGACAGTTGATCCTGACTCAGGTGGCACTTTATGTTGTAGAAGAGGCCAAAATCAAACAGAGAGTCCAATATGTCTCGCTCAAAG GTGTTTCTGTCAGTAATCTGGGTGATACCTTCATGATTCTCCATGTCGTGTGTGATGCCCCCAAACAAAAG GGTGATCTGGTGCTTCAGTGTGATCATTTATATGAAGTTCTGACTAAACTAAGCCTGCTCACCAAAAAGCAGGACGCCATCAATGTGCTCCAGGGCAG TATAAAGTTTGAGATCCAGGGAGGTAAGGAGAACTTTGTGGACTTCAGTACTGGGCAGGAACCTTCAGTATTTAAAGACAAAAACGGCCATTTGATGGTG GTTACACCACGAATCAAGTCCAGATGA